GGTGCGGACATCGATCTGCAGCAGATCGGCAATCTCGCTCATCGTCTTCCCGAGTGATGCCCAAGTCAGGCATGTCACTTCCCGTGGTGTCAGCTCGTATTTTGTTCGGCGGCATGGCGCTGCGGCAACACGATTCAAGTGAGCATGGGCAAAAGCAACGGCATTCATCGCCCGGACCGTATCCTGGATTCCTGCGAAATCGACCCGCCTCTGCTCGGAGGCGAGCGTCAAGATCGCGGTACCTCCAAATGGCGTTCGAATAGGAATGGATAACCCAGATCGAATTCCGAAATCATCTGCTTCGCGGAAGAAACGCTTCACGTCCTTCGAATATTTCGAGGCGTCGTCCTGCGACCACGAGAAAATCTCCATATTCCGCTTCGCGCTTATGACGACAGGATCAATCAACGCGTACTTCTTATCGAAATACAGTCGTTGCCATTCCGCTGGATAGGTCGTCAGCACACAGGTTTCAGTCGATCTAACGTTGAGATGAGCAAAACGATCAAAGCCGTTGGACTCACAGAAATGTCGTAGCGCCTGCTTGATCATTCGTTGATCGCGGGCAAGCTCCAAAGCATCAATCAAGTTATCAAGTTCGCCATCCAACACATGCAGCTTATACATGCCCCGGCTTCCTTCTGATCAGAGGTGGTGTGCCACCCTTATTGTTCGTGAGATTGCCCCGCTATGGGCTGAGATACAAAACGACTGGGACGTTCGAAAGAAATTACTGGGGCGAAGACCTGGACACCAAAGGCTTCGACTTTGGGTCCATGCCCATGATCGGCATTGTAACGTCGGGCGCAGCAAGCGACCCAAGACATTCTATGACCGGGTCCGCAGTGTGGGGA
This region of Afipia carboxidovorans OM5 genomic DNA includes:
- a CDS encoding autoinducer binding domain-containing protein; this encodes MYKLHVLDGELDNLIDALELARDQRMIKQALRHFCESNGFDRFAHLNVRSTETCVLTTYPAEWQRLYFDKKYALIDPVVISAKRNMEIFSWSQDDASKYSKDVKRFFREADDFGIRSGLSIPIRTPFGGTAILTLASEQRRVDFAGIQDTVRAMNAVAFAHAHLNRVAAAPCRRTKYELTPREVTCLTWASLGKTMSEIADLLQIDVRTVRNYLDLAREKLGGSNIAHAVRLAVMQHLI